Genomic DNA from Lactuca sativa cultivar Salinas chromosome 8, Lsat_Salinas_v11, whole genome shotgun sequence:
ATATTTGTATTTAAATATACAGAATAATATAAACTTTACTGAAATGaacaatatatttaaaaaaagaaaaaatgaaaagaTATGAACCTGTATCATTCCATTATTTAGAGCTATAATATCGAGTGTTCTTTCACTTGAAACATTCACCTGTTTGAAAAAATAATCTGACTTCATATCCTGTAGAGCTACTGTAGTGTACCTACATTTAGAGTTTAATTGCagctagaattttttttttttaaattgttttgtAGTAAAATATCAAAAAAGATGAATGAAATATGTTAAAGAAGAAAGTCAAAAGGGTGTTTCTCTTTTGCATTTTGCAAAGGGAGATTCTATGAGTCAGATCCAAAAATAAAAAGTATTCAGTTAAAGtgcaaaaaaatgttaaaaagtgTTTAAGAGATTATATTAATATACCATGGAGCCTTCAGTGGATTGAAATATTGTGTTGCCTGTGAAAAAACATGAAATTATAAGACGATTTCGCTACTTAAAATCAAAGAGAGAAGAGTTAGTTGATTCTCAAAAGAAATTTTGAAGTTAGATCTTACATTTTGTAAGAGTGGATCATCTTCACCAAGCTCACTGATGTTGATCACAAATCCTACTTTATAAGTATTCATCACCTTCTCTATCTTCATATCAAAAGAAGTTCAAAATCGGAACCATAAGCAATAAAATTGAAATGTTAAATTGCTCGATAATGTGAAAACATCATTGTAATTTTATTATGAGCATTGATAAGCTGATTTAGGAGGAATAGAAATTGACTTGATTAAGAGCATTAATAAACTGAAAGGGGCAAAAATCCACAGATCCCAGAAAAAACAGAAGCTAAAAACACGATATACTGGCAACTCGAGTTCTAATTAGCGTAAACAAGTTTTATTGATGTAATGTAAACCAGTAACTACAAAAGTGTAGAAACGTATTGAGGAAGAACTCTGAAAGTGATTATAGCTATTTCAACTATAAATGAAGAAAAATTACCTGTTTAAGAAGACGGGTTTGTTCTTTGGGAGTTCTAAATCCACCACGAACAGAAATGAAGTAAATCTCACTGAATTGACGATGAATTCGAAGTCGATAAGTGGGCGTTTGAGGCTCACCGAGGTTGATGGCATAGTAGAGAGCAAAACAGAGTGCGAGCTGTATGATTACAGTACAAACCCATGATTTTTTCTCCATTTTTGCTTCAGAAACATAAGAGATCTTCAAGTGACGATATTGTGATCTGAATTATTGATAATATAGATGCCACCTGACGATGTAAACTTAGAACGTGATGGATGTGAGAGGATACATACAGATTTTAGATAAATACAGGGATACGATTGAAATAAGTGAACCTAAAAGGCTAAAATAATGGCTCCATGATTCCCTTTGATTTTTCCTGATTGTGAAGTGGCTCTTCAATGAGAACATTAATGTGTAATAAATTACAGGATTTGACAATTCATTTTAGTAACATATTTTCCTCCTCATGCATATAAAAAGGTAAATTACTAGAAAAATCAATAATTTCTATTATAGTAAttgaaaattttatcttttttgATGTATCCTACTTATATTTATCTAACTTTATTAGCAttttacttatttgaaaatttaatccTTACACTTGCTTTCTTGAGTTGGCACAATTGTAGCAACTCACTAAATGCAAAGTAAACTGTGGGAAGTTTGGGATTGCTTATTTAGGTGTTTCGGATTGGTTACGTTTCAAAGAGTCAtctaaaaaaatatttgaaaaatgGATAAGTGCTTTTTGAAATAGGTTTTCAAACACctcaaaaaagttaaaaaaaaagtttgtttttaaAAAAGTCACAACTTTTCAAAAATGTTTATAACTTTTCACCTGACTATAATCTAGTTTAAACACGTTTTTTAAAAGATATCAATTTATAATTTCTTAACACCACATAAATTAATCcaaacatattatatatatatatatatatatatatatatatatatatatatatatatatatatatatatatatatatatatatatatatatatatattatcacataaactaataaaaaaatttatataaaaaatgcttattgaactaaataaGCAATTTCAAACACCCCCTTAAACCAACTTgtatatattttaaatgtttattattttatctttattaaaaatgaattttagaaaaaaaatatttgtatGAAAAAGTAATAAGTTGATAAGTTCTTTTTTAGTGTTTGTTAAATTTTGTTTATACGTAtaaaatgatgaaaataataTCTTACatattattgatttttttaatatagtttataaatatttttataagatttataaaaaaacaactatttataagataaaatgaTCAACCTCAAATACCAATGAAATTTTCTAATTTATTGTTACAAAATAATATCAATATCATCAAAGCaaatatttttaagaaaatatcaaTTATCAATAATACATCAAAAACAACCCAAACCGAAGACGGCGACGATGATGAAGAGGCCATTCTTGTAACCTAACCTCAAGCTTAAGCATCTCGACCGAAGCATAAGTCCAAATGCAAGGAAGAGGTCGTATTTGTTAGATCAAGATGTGTAAGGTCTTAACTAAATTAATATAAACCTAGTGAATAAAAGTAAAGTTATTTTTGGATTGCTCTCCTAACCAGAAATAACTAGAATGGATATTAGGAGAGAGagataaaatgatttgttaatatattatatgattaatatattaatgagaaattgttattaattaattaattattaattggaattaatctGAAATTAATTTAGGATTAATTAAAGGTGTAATgattgaattgtaattgttcataaTTGATCAATGAAAGCAATTCTAGATTGTTCTATAGGGTTGAATCGGTTTTATGGAGCCTTTTGGAAATCTCCTAGAGTTGATAAGGATAATTGGCTTGAAtagattaaatataatatttaattattcaaatcagAGTTTTTCTTTGAGATCCCCTAGCTATAAGTAGGACCTATTGGCTCCTAAATTTCATGGATTTTACCTCTCAAATAGCTTGGGAGTGGTTGAAAGACAACGCTAAATGGGCACTGGTTACAAAAGTTGGTGAAGATTCCCTGCCTCCTTCTTTAAAACAAACCAAAACATCTTCATCCAACGCCTACACAACATCTTCTGATGCATAGTATCCTCTTGGATTCCCCCAACAACAAGAATAGTCGTTTAATGTTGAAGACTCGCCCCCTCAGAGAAAAATAAAAGGAAAGAAAGCAACATCGACATCTTCAAcacaaaatgaaatgtttgatctCGTCAAACAAATTGTTGGCATCAACATTGCAACCAACACAGAAGCGGAACAGAGATAACGATACCATGAAGAAAAAATACACATTTACCAAGCCAATAAAGAACGGAAAGCTCAACTATTGGACCAGGAGATTGAGTACCAATATATGGAGTATTTTCTATGACCGCATGATCATTTGACTGGTGTTATTTTACGTTCGAGCCTATGATCTTTCAGTTGAGGACCCAACCGAACAATATGTTCCATCATGCTCTTAATGCTTGGTCTTACTTATTCCTGCGCCTTTGGGGTTAAGAGGGGGCTATTATTGTTTTCACATAACCAAAAAACTATCTGAAAGACATTGAACAACTTCCAAGTATCTATATTCAAGCTCAAGTCAATTACAAATATGATCAAATCTGATGAAGACATCAAAGAACTCGAAGAATGCACAATCAAGACAAATATGAAGAAAAGTTCAAGTGGAAGACATTGTGTGAAACAATATGTGACCCATCGATAGCGGGAGTGTATGGGTTGGTCCATTAAGTGTTACCAACCGTGCTAACTATATTAGTAAACCTTGAAAATGGGACTTTGGCAATGAGTTCAACTGATTACTCGGAAGGTTGATTGTG
This window encodes:
- the LOC111902219 gene encoding uncharacterized protein LOC111902219, whose translation is MEKKSWVCTVIIQLALCFALYYAINLGEPQTPTYRLRIHRQFSEIYFISVRGGFRTPKEQTRLLKQIEKVMNTYKVGFVINISELGEDDPLLQNATQYFNPLKAPWYTTVALQDMKSDYFFKQVNVSSERTLDIIALNNGMIQDPSEVELKFLSRKLESSNSNWHIATGFHPLFCNQSRNQTQAKGNNVMLQMLMNHGVDAYLSGHSCDNEARIEGPYLTTISQESLPFNVTKNMFLLHRVSPLEIVTYGVSFKGDIVHESTFRQRGREVM